TTATTTACAAATTAATGGTTTACTAAAATAAACAAAGTAGTAATAATACGACAAATACTAAACACATTATAAAAAGATATGCTAGATAGACTTCCATTGAATCGGTCAATCACTCAATCCGTGATTTCCATAGAATTTTTTTCCAAAACAGTGTCTTCCCTGTGTTGCTTGCCGGCAACCGTTTTCTAGTTTGCAATCACGAAGCTTCCACGTTTCACCACCCACCTCAAAAACCTTTAAACCCACCCCATGTGGTTGCGACAAAAAAGTCTTAAGACTCTTGTAACGCACAAACACCCACTTACCCTATAAATATCTTTCCCATTTCCATCATCAATCTTACCCTAATCCACCAATAATGAATCCTATTCTTCCCTTACTCCTAACTCTTTTACTCTCCCCCTTTTCAACCTTAGCCCAAACCCCCAATTCAATTTACCAATCATTTCTCCAATGCCTCCCGTTGAACTCACCCGAGTCTGTAGACGAACTCTCCGCAGTCGTATACAGCTCGACGGTGAACTCGACCTCATATACAACCCTTCTCCAAGACTACATAAAAAACCAACGGTTTAACAGTTCCTCAACCCCTAAACCGTTGGTTATTGTAACCCCCGCTACCGAATCTCAAGTCCAGGCCACGGTTATCTGCGCCAAGAAAATCGGGGTCCAGATTAAGATTCGGAGCGGGGGTCATGACTACGAGGGAATCTCGTACGTCTCGTCCGAACCCAACTTTATCATCCTTGACATGTTCAACTTTAGAAACATTGATGTTAATATTGAAAACGAGACAGCTGTAGTTGGGGCTGGAGCACAGCTGGGGGAACTGTACTATCGTATTTACGAAAAAAGTAAAGTCCACGGGTTCCCCGCAGGTGTCTGTCCGACAGTTGGTGTCGGCGGACATTTAAGCGGGGGCGGGTACGGTACAATGCTCCGTAAGTACGGACTGTCTGTTGATCACGTGATTGATTTCCGGATTGTGGATAGTAACGGTCGGGTTTTGGATAGGAAGTCGGGTGGGGAGGATCTTTACTGGGCGATACGCGGAGGTGGCGGTGGTAGTTTTGGCGTTATATTGTCGTATACGGTTACGTTAGTTCCTGTGCCTGTGGTGAACACTGTGTTTCGGATAATGAAAACGCAGGCGGAAAACGCGGCTGCGCTTGTTTCGAAATGGCAGGAGGTTATGCCTAATATTGATGATGATTTGTTTATAAGAATTTTGTTGCAACCGGTTACGGTTAACAAGAAAAAAACGGGTCGGGCTACGTTTATTGCTCATTATTTGGGTGATAAGAACAAATTGGTGGAGTTAATGGATAAAAACTTTCCAGAATTGGGTTTGAAAAGGGAAGATTGTATTGAAGTGAGTTGGATTCAGTCAGTACTCTACTGGGCTAACTTCGATGTGAACACGACTAAGCCGGAGATCCTGTTGGATCGACATTCGGACAAAGTTAACTTCGGGAAAAGGAAGTCGGATTATGTTCAAAAACCGATTTCAACATCCGGGATGACATCTATTTTCAACAAGCTTGTTGAATTGGGTAAAATTGGGTTCGTGTTTAATCTTTATGGTGGAAGGATGTATGAGATTGCGGCGGATGCAACCCCGTTCCCTCACCGCGCTGGGAATCTTTTCAAGATTCAGTATTCGGTTAATTGGAACGATGCGGATCCGGTATTGGAAGCGAATTATTTGAATCAGAGTCGGGTGATGTATGAGTTTATGACACCGTTTGTGTCGAAGAATCCGAGAGGCGCGTTTTTGAATTACCGGGATCTTGATATCGGCGTGATGAGCAAGAACAGTTATAGTGAAGGTGAGGTTTATGGGGAGAAGTATTTCATGGGGAATTTCGAAAGATTGGTGAAGATAAAGACCGCGGTTGATCCCGATAACTTCTTCAGAAACGAGCAGAGTATCCCGACATCTCCCGGAAAATCCTCAGGCAAGTCTCGGAAGATGATGAAGTAAAGGGTGATGTTAAACGTACCCCTTCTCTCATAAACTTGGGAGGACATGTTCGGTATAGAGTGTACGTTTAGACACACCGAACAAGTAAAACTATAAAACGAATCTTTTCTACTTTGTTTGTGTGATAAAAAGGAATCTTTGTTCGAAGCACCCAATGCTTAAGCGGGTGTACGCCACGCATGATTATTTGTACTTTATATTAATAGATTTTATAATGAATTTTTGGTGTTTTATAATTAATGATATATTTGATAAATAGATATACATGGTAGGTACAATATGCTTTTGAATAATCAATGATATGACTTTTTTGGGTTTGATTGTGTACAGCCCCTTCAGGTAGTTACGGTGGGGATGCGAGAAAGACAACAAACATTCAACTGTTGTTGCCATGGTTGTACTTGTACAAGATCTTCTTGTGATGATTTTGAGTGTGTGGCCGCGATCATCGTCATAAAAGTCCTTTTGTTTTGTTTCGTGATTGTCCAGATATGATTTTAAAGCTGGGGTCTCGGCCTTGCTGGTCTCTGTCATCATCTCGGATAAAAGTATGGTTTACCACGTCCTCTCGCATAGGCGTATAGGGGTGTCTTCCTAGAAGGAGCAACCTCTTTATAGGAGGGTCTTCCTAGAAGCAGCAACCTCTTTATCGTCTGGGTGGGTAAGGTTGTTGTTCTTGTTGATGTTTTGACTTGTGATTGGTTCGACAAGAATTTAAGTCACCCGTTGGATATTTGCAACTTATTTGATTGTAATAAGTGATTTATTTACAGCGCAAAGTTATTTGATTGTGACTTTGACCAGTCACCTCTAGTTCAGTCTAATGTCTGAGACTTTTTTGGGTCTCTTGGCAGTTCATGCTTATACGGTTGTATTTGTAGATTGTGTTGATGCATTAGATTAGTCATTAGATTACCTAACCCCTTAATTTTGGGATAGCTCCGCCACTGCAGCAATAGCTGCCGGTAGGTGGTGTTGTTTACACTTGCTTGAATTGCTGCACTTAGCCATATGTGATATATCACACTGGTGAATTCCCTTCAATCACATGGGGATAGTATTTAGGTGGTGTAACATTAGGTACTTTGTGTTTCTTTGTTCTAAAAGATATCAGATATATCCAAAAGAAGATCATAATTATAAACACTTTACACATGTCAGCCTAAGTTGAGAAATAGAAAAGAATACTATGAATTTAAAGATGAAAAGAGGAAAGATAAAGCTCATCTAGTGGCATATTTCACATAGACATCTGGACATATCTAACTCTTAAAGGTGAGCATACTAGAAAAAGCCTTGCTAGAATATATCATCAAATTGAAATTAATCAACACAAAAATATGAGAACACAAGAACAAAGGAACAATTTTATCATTGAACTTCACATACAGGTACAAGAACGTCCGAAATGAACCTTAAACGAAATATCTATAACACTATTACTAGAGTCCCTGAATTTACATTCAGATCTCttttttaatcttttatactAACTACTAAGGGTATGTTGGTGATTGTAGTGTCATCAAACTATTTTGATTAACTGGATGTACTTAAAGACCAAATGggaagttactacatatttttatgcAAGTAAGTAGGTTGAAGTAAACACTTGTTCAAGACTATTCTAATTTTAGGAAAAAACTGTGGGTTCAAAGCAGCGCCCACATAGTGGGGATTTGGGGCAGCGTCCGTGCTGAGGGTCTTGCTGATCAAGACTTGTAATAGAATTACATCATAAGagtaggattaggatcaaatacaaaggcttctaattgtaagaagggtacaaaggctcctaaaaaacccactacaaaaaaaaaaaaaaaaaaaaaaaaaaaaacttaaacatccaccaccacccaaaaacctaaaccctcacccccacccaccaaaaaaaaaaaaaaaaaaaattttttgccGAGGGgttgggggtgggggtttaggtttttgggtggtggtggggtaggggtgggtgtttagtttttttttttttttagagttttttaggtttttttgggggtggggggtgaggggttaggtttttttaggttttttggggggtggggtgggggagggggggggggggtagggttttttttaggtttttggggtgggggtggggagttaggttttttgggggtttttttggtgaggtatagttttttttttttttttttttttttttttgaggggggggggtttaggtttttgggtgttgGTGGGGTGGGGgcgggtgtttaggttttgggtggtgatgtagtgggtttaattttaggttattggacattTATCACTCTATAAatacttcttacacttcttacaattagaagcctttatAGAATAACTTCACCTTAGAGTATATGCATTTAGCTCCATTAAACTATGAGAACTATGATAATTATATCTAAACTAGTTGATCTTAGTTTGGCTGTAACACATTACTTGATTGTAAAATTTAAACTTTATGATCCTACGTGTCTTAACTTCTTATGTTGTTCCTTAAACCTTACCGAAGAATGCTTCAGGTATAATAATGTCGCTCAGCCTATAGGGGGTTTTAGATGGAACAATATTGCAACTcctaaaataaactactttgtaTGGAGGGCTGTCAATAATAGGATCCCAACAGCAGGGGCGTTAGCAGACAGAGGCATAGTATTCGGGGATGGTAGTTGCGTGGGTTGCGGAACTTGTTTGGAAACAGTGGACCATCTTTTCGCTTCTTGTTCTGTGGCGAGATCCTTGTGGTGGCAGATTTGTATGTGGCTTAAGGTCTCAATTCCTGCTCGGTTTGAATCCCTGCAGCAGGTCTTAGAATTTTCGCTAAACCAAGGTGGGTCAGGCAAAAAAACAAAGGTGATTCAAGCAGTTTTTTTTATGACGATATGGAGGCTTTGGCTAAGGAGAAACGATAAGGTGTTTAAAGGCTCTAATACATCCCAATCTAAAATGTTCCAAGATATCAAGGAGAACACTTTATGGTGGGTGCTTAAGAGATCGAAGATCAGGGGTGTAGATATTGTTAACTGGTCCTCTTTTTCAAATTTAGATTTTGGTTAGTTTGCCTGGTGTAGTTGCTTCATATGGGGTGGGTATGTTTTGCtttttctgtttgtttttttctatgttttgctGGGGGTAACTGTTTGTCCTGTTGGGTGTCCAGCCTTTGTTTAGCTCCTTGCTTTTGGGAGGCTTGTTCGGTGGAATAAATGTCTCGTTTGgttgttaaaaaaaatctaaCCCATTGTTGGCTTCACATCATTTTCAACAAAGTCAACCCAAATATGAACCCTAAGTGGTGTGTTGGAAATCAGACCCTTGATCAAACACAAAAAACACGAGATTGAATGAATTGTTCAACTCTTTTATTAATGAAAGCACACTAATTACAATGACTCTAACCCTCTATTTACTAAAACTCATTCTAGTACTAACTCGACTCAAACTCTGTTTAACTAAATAAACTAACCAACTAGTTAAACCTATCTAATAAAACCACTAATTTAAATACACAATAAGTAATTCACCATAATTATCTATAACTTATCTTAGATATTTATGTTCTTAATTTAAGATTAACTTCTTATAGATAACAATTCCAAACATTCTCAAAACTAATTATTTGTGCAATAAAATGCAAAAAGAAACAACTAGTATGATATCCAAACTCCCCTTAAAAGCATTGGACCATAGACCACCCAACCATTAAGCTACTAACATGATTCAACAACTTAACATGCAATCTTGCATCTTGAAGGAATATCACAAACTTATGTTTTTGATAACCACTTCAAGTGTTATTGATTGACTCAATTTTTTAACAGCGAAATGTTTCATAAAAAACAAGATGCTAAAAAAGATATAAAAAACCGCTATAAATTTAAGACTGATAGTAAGATATAGTTTAAATTACATCAAATTTTCCATTCTAATCAATGACATTTCGCCCGATGTTTTATCGATTTAATCGTATGTTCCTCTCATTTTTGTCAAGAGCCTTTTTGTTTCGAGCTCACTAGATGAACCAAAATGTAGTTGGGAAAATTACttatactatttttttttttaaatttggatTCTTTACTTGGTTTGATGGGAATTGTAGCGCCTCTTGAACCGAGTTTGAAAGCCTCTACATGAAGCTCGCACCACAAATTAATTTACATCAACTCTCCATTGCAAATGGTCAAACCGTGAACAAGTTTGTCGTTTCTTGCATCATCTTACAATGTGTGCATGCGATTGAGTTAAGCCAACTTCCCTTCTTACGAGTAATTAATCGGTCAAAGATTTATTTGCCATTGCTATCCGTACAAAGAAAATGATTTTGATTTGCAACCAATTGACCCAATCGTGTTTATTGATTGACTTGGATACTAAACATTCATTTCACATTTAATTAGCAGTTATCTTTAACATCActttaataaataaactaaatCTTAAAATATCTAAGACCATCTGTAGtggggttttttggcgtttttcccAAAAAAGCCCCCTCACGCCCCTAGACCGCCCCTAGGCGTTTTTTACAAAAGTTTTGTCTGGAACGTTCTTTTTTCCTCGCCTTCCTTCAATTTTTTTGGCCAATGTCGCACACTTTCACAATCTTTGGCCAATAacatttttttatggtttttatttaattctataaTGCCTCACAAAATTTCAAATCCCACTACACTCacttttaacataatgcacacTATCATTACCGTACGTATACAAAAACAAGTTGAGGGGAATAGTGCCACACAGCTGTGTGgcacttccctattggaccataccatttttaatttaattttattctcagtttaaaattacgctttcatCATTCGTTTAAAATCATGTTTTTGCCCTcagcttaaaataaaattaaaactttGCCCTTatctcaaaattacgcttttgccctcgagtcaaaaactcttttttttttattttgttcacAGTTtaaattacggtttcgccctccgtttaaaattacgtctttgcCCCCAGTTTacaataaaatgttgttttttcctCTACCTTAAAATCACAATTCTGCCATCAgctcaaaattatgtttttgcccacggttcaaaattattattttgctctcagtttaaaattatgatttcgcctttagttcaaaatataattacgattttgccctctatacagacatacatgttatgagagagaaatattcggcttattgTTCCGCAACGCGGGCTTGGGAAAAACTAGCTTTTAACATTATGCACCCATATGAACGACCACATAACGCAAGGATAAAAGCATTATTTTCCTCCACCCTTACACATGTTCTAAAAGCATACTGAAATCCAAAAACAACCAAAACGTTCTgtatttttttatgattttgatTACACAATTAAAATCTCCAAAAATGCCTACGACCTTTTCCAGATCGATACTAACTAAATCTCATCAAATTACCATTATCAAGCGCAAATTACAAACATATCCTGAAATTTCTCTAGAAAAACGACCTACATTACATTAGGTCTTGCGTAGTGGGGCGCGGCCAAGGGCCATAGCGCCGCTATGGCGCCGCCCACACCGCCCCCACCGGCgctatgaacaaaaaaaaaaggaTGCAGCGCTATGGATATGGCGCCGCTATGGATGCTTCTTTTCAAAAATGGATCAATCAAATTCAGTTaaggtttttataattaattaataaaattgaaaattaatatttaggtaatgatgggtaggggctttatgactacgggctctagtgatataacgccccataaagcccccgtgtgacgtggcacgacacgtgtcgcataacgccccacaaggggctttatgactacggatgaccTTAGCCAACGGATTTCAAAAGAATATCCCAACACATCTCATAATAATCCTCTATCGTCGGATACATCCACCATCGTGGACGGCTTGCCACGTGTCCTACCCAATCCACCGTTAGATGAAGACCgcatttatttaactttgttctTATCCACAgatcatattcaaatattttcTTCCACACcaatttctttctctctctatctctctcttcgCAATTGTTGCTGGTACGTGAAAAATTATTATGAATTAAATTCCTTTTACATGATTTTACTTACTATAATTTGTGTAATTACATGCGTATTTCGAGAGATTCAGTAATTTTGATCCGAATTGTTTTAATTTTACGTAGATCTATTAGTTCTGGTTGCATAATCTAGAATAAGTTTAAGGTTTAGGTATTCTGGCCTTTAATTTTATCAGATCTAGACTATTCTGTGTGTTTGATCATATGATTTTAGATACAGAAACTATTAGGAATGTATTTGATGAATTTTGATTGTAAGGTCACTGGATAAAGTGTTGTATTTATATGTTAGAAGATAAGCATTAAAATGTTTATAATGGATACATTTAGTGTGTACATGTAGGATGTTTGTTAGTTTTTGAAAGTAGTATATGATTATTTTTAGAAAGTTGACAGAATTTTCAATTTCAGCTAGTGGATATCTAGTATATAGATATAGGATGTTTGTAACTTTTTGGATGTACTATTCGATTATTTTAAATAGTTAGCTTAACTTTTTATTTTCAGTTAGTGGAAAGGACGGATAGTGTGACAACATATATTAGCATtaaacatggttttaaaaaacttTTGAGGCATGCGCCTCCaggcgaaacggccaaaaaacgagtctgaggcgcgcctcgtggtgtttttaatgtatatgcacctcagaggggctgaggcgctaagaAAGTTGCGCCTCAGGGGATTTTGatagttgtttttgatgtttttgactttttgtgtcaatttcaagcatttcatgtattttttaagtgtgtttttgatgattttgataaatctgatgatgaaattagttagtattattattatttttataatatatataatttttatatttatttattaataccgcctcggccttacgcctcgtttcgcctcgaggcttacgcctcgtgaggcgaagggaaaacgcctcgaaattcgtttccgttcttttaaaccttggCATTAAAGGAAGATCTATGTAATTTCGTTGTTTAAGGACGATTCGTGCAAGTGGATATAAACCTGAAGGAGTTCAAATCCTGCGAGGCGCAGATATAGGAGTATTTAGAAGTAAGAGTATTTAGAAGTAGGTTAGTTTGCCGTTCAAATAAAAAAAGGTAACTTTCTTCGAAGAACTATTAGATGATGTAGGTGTCTGTTGTCTCCATCATCTAATCTTATAAACTTATTGTGGCCTTCACTGAGAATTTAAGTCATGTATCTAAGAGTGAAGAGTGTTGACCAGCTGAATAAATTGTCTATTTACTTGTTTTAGCATATCTTCTAATTGTGCATTACAGGTTTTATGTGTGCTACAATATCATTGAGCATGTAACTGACTGTAACCTACATTACAAATCATTTAAATAGTGTAGAGTTCCAATTTCCATCTCGTGTAGGAAACTATGGTTATGTATGTTAGCTTCCGGAGATCTCAAGTTACTTGATTCTGAATGTCTTCTAATTTTACTCTTGCAGTGCAAGGAATTCTAAGGTTGCGCTTTTCGTACCATATGCATATTGAAGTTCGTTGTATAAACATCTTTAGCCATCATGAAGTACTTGGAATACACCCCCTTCGACCGGTAATTTGTCCTAAAAGTTCTCATCAAATAATCGACTTTTTTTCTTCCAAATTCCATTGAAAGATGGCATTGAAACAAAAATAGTATTTTGCTTCTTCTTCCACAGAATAAATGCTTTTCTAGATCACCTAAATCTCGGAGAGCATACCATTAAGGGATGCATTGAAGCTTACTCATGTGAGTAGAACCTGTGTTATGTAGTAATTATCAGTTTCTTATGTAAGAACTTAAAATTTTTAATATTCCTATTGTACTTCATTAGGTAAGCATACTGGAACAGATAAAAGGCTATCTCTCAGCTTGGAAAATGAGGTATCATATCTGAATTTTTGCTATCACACTTTGTTCTAGTAAAATAATAATCATTGATAATCAGGGGCAAAGTATAGAAGGGGCCcccccggggggggggggggggggcttcgcttagtagtgttatatatgtagtttttgtatagaattttttgggtatatatgtttttgGCCCCCcgattctatagaaatttttgggtatacacatttcgaccccccccccccccccccccccccgtcattcgggtcaagcttcgccactgttgaTAATGATATTTTTTTGTATATCTTTCCGTGAGTCTATGATCTGATTTCTGTTGCAAAATTGTCGGAATTCCGTTCAAGTTAGATGCTTGATTATATTGGGAACTCTCCTGATGTTGGATCCTCCTCACCGGTTGAATATCTTTCTAGTAGATCCAGGTGATTATGCTACATTGATACTTGGATAAACTTAGGTGTAGCAACATTGAGTctgatttagttttttttttcatatttattCCAGCCGAAAGACGTTGATCTATCTTATTCTCACGTTATCGCAGATGTACCCAGACTACGATTTCAGGTAACTTTAGTTTAACGTTTGATATTTCATGGCGTTCATCGAAAGAGGGTTATGGGTAATGACACTGTCAGCTTCATTGGCGACATGGCAACCCACTACATAATCCTTCTTTAATGGCGTTGGGAGTGTTGTCAGATGGTTCGACAGACAGTTTTGAACTGTTGCTCTGTGTGGAGCTGAGAGTTCAATTCTCTCCATTTCCCAAAGCATATTAATACAACATGTTAATATGTTATAGAACTCTTACATATTATGTCTATGAGTGACATGGTGGCTGCCTCGTGTAACTTGTGTTTGAAAGTATGATATACTGTCATTAGGCTTGTAACCGAACCGAACATTCATGAACTATTCGTGAaattgttcggcgggaagttcttttatgttcgtttatttacgtTTGTTTATGtccgttcatttatgtttgttttttaaatacataagtagttatatttatataaattttaaaCGGAAAAGGAACTTTCTAACTAGTTATTAATAACTAGGTTTTCCAATGGGATTTATCGTAATTAATCactaatttatattaaaaaaaatactttatgtttttttatgtttAGTTGTCTTCATTTACGTTTCTtcaattatgttcatttgtgttgtttattgtttgttaaataatgttcatttatgttcgtgaattgTTCGTTTAGGTCTTAAACgtacgaacataaatgaacacgaacatgcccattttttcttaataaatgaacatgaacaaaaaatgtgttcgattatatgttcgtgtgcGTGTTCAGTTAACGTTAATGAACGAACTCGAACATGCCtctgttcgtgtttgttcggttcatttacaggcctaatTGTCATACTGATGCTTCGATTTTTATTGAACATAGTGGAAACAGATTGTCAGATTTTGAATAGAGATAGAAGTTTCAACACATTTCTCTTgaatgggttgatttgggttatttttATTATAATCAGAACAGGTAGAATTATAAAAAAAAGCTCAAGAGGAAACAGGTCAAAAGTCGCTCAATCTGTATTTTTTAATGCATAATACCTTCTAAAACGTTTAAATCATTGGAACAATATAAATCTTGTAACCATATTTGACGTACGAaaaaaagaatttaaaacggaaAGTTTTTAATACCAAATTTACCCATTTCACCAGAAACCGTTTCGACCCACCCGCTACTCAAACCTGCCCATTTTTCCGTTCTACTTggcaacattttttttttttttattttttattttgactTGTTATGTTTGTTACTTTGTAATGAATAGTGAGTGTGGAGCCTCTGGGATACTTTTTAGGTGTATAATATGTGTTGTTTGGTAATCCATTATATTGTCAACATGTTGTATATCAGTGCAGTGAAAGCTCACCAGTTTTTCACAGAAGGAACCTGGGAAGGTTTTAAGCAACTGTTTCAAAGCTACATGTCTGATGCATCCAAGGTATTGCCATATACTAAAATATATTATCATCTATGCATAAAGAATCAGACCTTCTAGAAGCTCCGCAATCGAAGGAGTGTTATAAAGTTTTGACTTATGCATACATGTTAATATATCTATTGAGTTCTTTGCTTTTACGCAATTCAGGTATGGAACGAGACAGATGAAGACGGTACCTTACTGGAAACCTTATACAAAACTTTAGACGAGGTAATATAATAGTTTAAAACCATCTAGTATCCTCAGGTGCGTGTTGGTTGATATCGATCCTGATTATGAAATTTCAGGTTATCAATCTAGCAGACTGTGAAGTCTATAGCTATGACCCGAACTCTGATGCTGACCCTTTCATAGAAAAAGGAGCTTTGTAAGAgaatatttatgttttttttaccAATGTGTATATTTTGTCACGTCCTGTCGTCGATATCT
The sequence above is drawn from the Helianthus annuus cultivar XRQ/B chromosome 12, HanXRQr2.0-SUNRISE, whole genome shotgun sequence genome and encodes:
- the LOC110867894 gene encoding berberine bridge enzyme-like 21, whose amino-acid sequence is MNPILPLLLTLLLSPFSTLAQTPNSIYQSFLQCLPLNSPESVDELSAVVYSSTVNSTSYTTLLQDYIKNQRFNSSSTPKPLVIVTPATESQVQATVICAKKIGVQIKIRSGGHDYEGISYVSSEPNFIILDMFNFRNIDVNIENETAVVGAGAQLGELYYRIYEKSKVHGFPAGVCPTVGVGGHLSGGGYGTMLRKYGLSVDHVIDFRIVDSNGRVLDRKSGGEDLYWAIRGGGGGSFGVILSYTVTLVPVPVVNTVFRIMKTQAENAAALVSKWQEVMPNIDDDLFIRILLQPVTVNKKKTGRATFIAHYLGDKNKLVELMDKNFPELGLKREDCIEVSWIQSVLYWANFDVNTTKPEILLDRHSDKVNFGKRKSDYVQKPISTSGMTSIFNKLVELGKIGFVFNLYGGRMYEIAADATPFPHRAGNLFKIQYSVNWNDADPVLEANYLNQSRVMYEFMTPFVSKNPRGAFLNYRDLDIGVMSKNSYSEGEVYGEKYFMGNFERLVKIKTAVDPDNFFRNEQSIPTSPGKSSAPSGSYGGDARKTTNIQLLLPWLYLYKIFL
- the LOC110867895 gene encoding repressor of RNA polymerase III transcription MAF1 homolog — encoded protein: MKYLEYTPFDRINAFLDHLNLGEHTIKGCIEAYSCKHTGTDKRLSLSLENEMLDYIGNSPDVGSSSPVEYLSSRSSRKTLIYLILTLSQMYPDYDFSAVKAHQFFTEGTWEGFKQLFQSYMSDASKVWNETDEDGTLLETLYKTLDEVINLADCEVYSYDPNSDADPFIEKGALWSYNFFFYNRKLKRVVSFRFSCLSNLVSDGFPTDGFYYEEDGEIFDEMDM